A single region of the Ancylobacter novellus DSM 506 genome encodes:
- the mutY gene encoding A/G-specific adenine glycosylase yields the protein MPAAANPAARAAPPRKAVPPPEALLGWYDRHRRRLPWRAEAGKREAPYRVFLSEIMLQQTTVVTVRPYYAAFLKRWPDVEALAAAPLEEVLSAWAGLGYYARARNLHACAKAVVARHGGRFPADEAALLDLPGIGPYTAAAIASIAFDRRAAPVDGNWERVVARLFAVDEPLPKARAKLRALALTLLPDEGYGDFAQAMMDLGATICTPRKPACALCPWRPDCAGYATGAPEVYPLKAAKAARPTRRGVAFLAVRADGAVLVRSRPASGLLGGMSEVPSTPWEVDGVASPAGHAPLNAQWCALNAPVTHVFSHFALELDVWRADLSAATRAPAGHRWVRPEGFDAEAFPSVMRKVLAKL from the coding sequence ATGCCAGCCGCCGCCAATCCAGCCGCACGCGCCGCCCCGCCGCGCAAAGCCGTCCCGCCGCCGGAGGCGCTGCTCGGCTGGTACGACCGCCACCGCCGCCGCCTGCCCTGGCGCGCCGAGGCGGGCAAACGGGAGGCCCCCTATCGCGTGTTCCTCTCCGAGATCATGCTGCAGCAGACCACGGTGGTGACGGTGCGGCCTTACTACGCCGCCTTCCTCAAGCGCTGGCCCGATGTGGAGGCGCTCGCCGCCGCGCCGCTGGAAGAGGTGCTCTCCGCTTGGGCGGGGCTCGGCTATTACGCCCGCGCCCGCAACCTGCATGCCTGCGCGAAGGCCGTGGTGGCGCGCCATGGCGGGCGCTTCCCGGCGGATGAGGCGGCGCTGCTCGATCTGCCCGGCATCGGCCCCTATACGGCGGCGGCCATCGCCTCGATCGCCTTCGACCGCCGCGCCGCGCCGGTGGACGGCAATTGGGAGCGCGTGGTGGCGCGCCTCTTCGCGGTGGACGAGCCGCTGCCCAAGGCACGGGCGAAGCTGCGGGCGCTGGCGCTCACCCTTCTGCCCGACGAGGGCTATGGCGATTTCGCGCAGGCGATGATGGACCTCGGCGCCACCATCTGCACCCCGCGAAAACCGGCCTGCGCGCTCTGCCCATGGCGGCCGGATTGCGCCGGCTATGCGACGGGCGCGCCTGAGGTCTACCCGCTCAAGGCCGCCAAGGCCGCCCGCCCGACTCGCCGCGGCGTCGCCTTCCTCGCCGTGCGGGCCGACGGCGCCGTGCTGGTGCGTTCACGCCCGGCGAGCGGATTGCTCGGTGGCATGAGCGAAGTACCCTCGACGCCCTGGGAGGTCGACGGCGTTGCCAGCCCCGCCGGCCACGCGCCGCTCAACGCGCAATGGTGCGCGCTCAATGCGCCGGTCACCCACGTCTTCAGCCATTTCGCGCTGGAGCTCGATGTCTGGCGCGCCGACCTTTCGGCCGCGACAAGGGCACCAGCCGGGCATCGCTGGGTGCGGCCGGAAGGCTTCGACGCCGAAGCGTTTCCCAGCGTGATGCGCAAGGTGCTGGCGAAGCTCTAG
- a CDS encoding site-specific DNA-methyltransferase, which yields MKVVRNGEAHRASRTGVIRPSGRPSDLSSELPLDTILRGDCVAELSKLPARSVDMVFADPPYNLQLQGELKRPDDSRVDAVDDAWDKFESFQAYDAFTRAWLLAVRRVLKPTGTLWVIGSYHNIFRVGALLQDLDFWILNDIVWRKTNPMPNFRGRRFTNAHETLIWAAREPGAKGYTFNYEALKAANEDVQMRSDWLFPICSGGERLKDEDGRKLHPTQKPEALLARVILSASKPGDVVLDPFLGSGTTAAVARRLGRHFVGIERDPTYADAAQARIDAVEPLPDLALALAPTAREAPRVAFNSLIERGLLAPGTLLTDAKARTRALVRADGTLSLETAPGLGQIGSIHRAGALAQGLDACNGWTYWHVETREGLKPIDTLRAVMRSEMAMAAE from the coding sequence ATGAAGGTGGTTCGTAACGGGGAGGCCCATCGGGCATCCCGCACCGGCGTCATTCGCCCGTCGGGCCGGCCTTCCGATCTGTCGTCCGAGTTGCCCCTCGACACCATCCTGCGTGGCGACTGCGTCGCCGAGCTGTCGAAGCTGCCGGCCCGCTCGGTCGACATGGTGTTCGCCGACCCGCCCTATAACCTCCAGCTCCAAGGCGAGTTGAAGCGCCCCGATGACAGCCGGGTCGACGCCGTCGACGACGCCTGGGACAAGTTCGAGAGCTTTCAGGCCTATGACGCCTTCACCCGCGCCTGGCTGCTGGCGGTGCGCCGGGTGCTCAAGCCCACCGGTACGCTGTGGGTAATCGGCTCCTACCACAACATCTTCCGCGTCGGCGCGCTCTTGCAGGACCTCGATTTCTGGATCCTCAACGACATCGTCTGGCGCAAGACCAACCCGATGCCGAATTTCCGCGGGCGGCGCTTCACCAATGCGCATGAGACGCTGATCTGGGCCGCGCGCGAGCCGGGTGCCAAGGGCTACACCTTCAATTACGAGGCGCTCAAAGCGGCCAATGAGGACGTGCAGATGCGCTCCGACTGGCTGTTCCCGATCTGCTCGGGCGGCGAGCGGCTGAAAGACGAGGACGGGCGCAAGCTGCACCCGACGCAGAAGCCCGAGGCACTGCTTGCCCGCGTGATCCTGTCCGCTTCCAAGCCCGGCGACGTGGTGCTTGATCCCTTCCTCGGCTCCGGCACCACGGCGGCGGTGGCAAGGCGCCTCGGCCGGCATTTTGTCGGCATCGAACGCGACCCGACCTATGCCGACGCGGCGCAGGCGCGCATCGACGCGGTGGAACCGCTCCCCGACCTCGCCCTCGCCCTTGCGCCGACGGCGCGAGAGGCGCCGCGCGTGGCCTTCAACTCTCTGATCGAACGCGGACTGCTCGCTCCCGGCACGCTCCTGACCGACGCCAAGGCGCGCACGCGGGCTCTGGTGCGCGCCGACGGCACGCTGTCGCTGGAGACGGCGCCGGGCCTCGGCCAGATCGGCTCCATCCACCGCGCCGGCGCGCTGGCGCAGGGGCTCGACGCCTGCAATGGCTGGACCTACTGGCATGTCGAGACCCGCGAGGGACTGAAGCCGATCGACACGCTGCGCGCCGTCATGCGCTCGGAAATGGCGATGGCGGCGGAGTAG
- a CDS encoding F0F1 ATP synthase subunit A encodes MIDPIHQFQIVKIVDLGTPGGIELAFTNSAAYMFGIVALVFFFLTFATRGRTLVPGRVQSLAELSYEFVASTVRQTAGNEGMKFFPLVFSLFIFVLVANFVGMVPYTFTVTSHIIVTAALAAIVILTVIIYGFVRHGMHFLHLFVPSGVPGFLLPFMVAIEVISFLSRPISLSLRLFANMLAGHIAMKVFAGFIVMMTAGGVVGWFGAVLPLSMVVALTALEFLVAALQAYVFAVLTCIYLNDALHPGH; translated from the coding sequence GTGATCGATCCGATCCACCAGTTCCAGATCGTCAAGATTGTGGATCTGGGAACGCCGGGCGGCATCGAGCTCGCCTTCACCAATTCCGCCGCCTACATGTTCGGCATCGTGGCGCTGGTGTTTTTCTTCCTCACCTTCGCGACGCGCGGGCGCACCTTGGTGCCGGGCCGGGTGCAGTCGCTGGCGGAACTCTCCTACGAATTCGTCGCCTCGACCGTGCGCCAGACCGCCGGCAATGAGGGGATGAAGTTCTTCCCGCTGGTGTTTTCGCTGTTCATCTTCGTGCTGGTGGCGAACTTCGTCGGCATGGTGCCCTACACCTTCACCGTCACCAGCCACATCATCGTCACCGCGGCGCTGGCGGCGATCGTCATACTCACCGTCATCATCTACGGCTTCGTCCGCCACGGCATGCATTTCCTGCATCTCTTCGTGCCGTCGGGCGTGCCGGGTTTCCTGCTGCCCTTCATGGTCGCGATCGAGGTCATCTCCTTCCTCTCGCGCCCCATCAGCCTGTCGCTGCGTCTCTTCGCCAACATGCTCGCCGGCCACATCGCCATGAAGGTGTTCGCCGGCTTCATCGTGATGATGACCGCGGGCGGCGTCGTCGGCTGGTTCGGCGCCGTGCTGCCGCTCAGCATGGTGGTGGCGCTGACCGCGCTCGAATTCCTGGTCGCCGCGCTGCAAGCCTACGTCTTCGCGGTGCTGACCTGCATCTATCTCAACGACGCGCTGCATCCGGGGCACTGA
- a CDS encoding FUSC family protein — translation MAETSRERPVPEGETARARWHGDGLVARSIRFALTVMAPISAGLVVGVDFWMIYAMVTSILAFTLDTGGPALHRLGWMGAAGLVVIAGTGIGTLVAGDMPLIVAAFGLVGVLYALVESIHPSAAAAARFMCLTLAVGALYAPLKAVDVAVVAAFVLYAWAVSLAWDALTGLLRPSTAPPLAMVFARLRATERERWVFAAAVAIAVPLAFLTSLTLGLHRPYWALIAIVLVLRADALSSRRLMVQTLAGTLLGIAAALVYGYALPFHAALLVGMAVAALIRWPAQQLHGALGTAALTAFIMLLLELVAGSVGGAAHDIVERLIDVMVGCAFAMVALGLDRLGQALLRRMLPR, via the coding sequence GTGGCCGAGACTTCCCGCGAACGGCCGGTTCCGGAAGGCGAGACCGCGCGGGCGCGCTGGCATGGCGACGGGCTCGTCGCCCGCTCGATCCGCTTCGCGCTGACGGTGATGGCGCCGATCAGCGCCGGTCTCGTGGTCGGCGTGGATTTCTGGATGATCTACGCCATGGTCACCAGCATCCTCGCCTTCACGCTGGACACGGGCGGACCAGCGCTGCACCGGCTCGGCTGGATGGGCGCGGCGGGGCTGGTGGTGATCGCGGGCACCGGCATCGGTACGCTGGTGGCCGGCGACATGCCGCTCATCGTCGCCGCCTTCGGCCTCGTCGGCGTGCTCTATGCGCTGGTGGAGAGCATCCATCCGAGCGCCGCCGCCGCGGCGCGCTTCATGTGCCTCACGTTGGCGGTCGGGGCGCTCTACGCGCCGCTGAAGGCGGTGGATGTCGCGGTGGTCGCTGCCTTCGTGCTCTATGCCTGGGCAGTCTCGCTGGCCTGGGATGCGCTGACCGGCCTGCTGCGCCCCTCGACGGCGCCGCCGCTCGCCATGGTGTTCGCCCGCCTCCGCGCCACCGAGCGCGAGCGCTGGGTATTCGCCGCCGCCGTGGCCATCGCCGTGCCGCTCGCCTTCCTCACCAGCCTGACGCTCGGCCTGCACCGGCCCTACTGGGCGCTCATCGCCATCGTGCTGGTGCTCAGGGCGGATGCGCTGTCGAGCCGGCGACTGATGGTGCAGACGCTGGCCGGCACCCTGCTCGGCATCGCGGCGGCGCTCGTCTATGGCTATGCGCTGCCCTTCCACGCCGCGCTGCTGGTCGGCATGGCGGTGGCGGCGCTGATCCGCTGGCCGGCGCAGCAACTCCACGGCGCGCTCGGCACCGCCGCGCTCACCGCCTTCATCATGCTGCTCTTGGAACTGGTCGCCGGCAGCGTGGGTGGGGCGGCGCATGACATCGTCGAGCGGTTGATCGACGTTATGGTCGGCTGCGCCTTCGCCATGGTGGCGCTCGGTCTCGACCGGCTGGGACAGGCGCTGCTGCGGCGGATGCTGCCGCGCTAG
- a CDS encoding F0F1 ATP synthase subunit C, with amino-acid sequence MDPIAAKFLGAGLACLGMGLAAIGVGNIFGNFLSGALRNPSAADGQFARAFIGAALAEGLGIFALVVALVLLFVV; translated from the coding sequence ATGGATCCGATTGCCGCCAAGTTCCTCGGCGCCGGTCTCGCTTGTCTCGGCATGGGCCTTGCCGCTATCGGCGTGGGTAACATCTTCGGCAACTTCCTCTCGGGCGCCCTGCGCAACCCGTCGGCGGCCGACGGCCAGTTCGCCCGCGCCTTCATCGGTGCGGCGCTCGCGGAAGGTCTCGGCATCTTCGCGCTCGTCGTCGCGCTGGTCCTGCTCTTCGTGGTCTGA
- a CDS encoding F0F1 ATP synthase subunit B, with translation MPETQGPAGTFVIAQAEPAVHGAAPAHEGVEIAVPPAEAHGGGFPPFDVHTFPSQLIWLAIAFGALYLLMSRIALPRIANILEERHDRIADDLEEAGKLKAESEAAAYAYEQALASARNKAHGIATETRDKLAADSEAGRKSLEAELSAKLAAAETQIAATKDAAMSNVRGIAVDAAGAIVGNLIGTAPAPQAVEAAVDTAIKG, from the coding sequence ATGCCCGAGACCCAGGGTCCGGCCGGTACATTTGTCATCGCGCAGGCAGAGCCCGCGGTGCACGGCGCTGCGCCGGCCCATGAAGGCGTGGAGATCGCAGTGCCGCCGGCGGAAGCGCATGGCGGGGGCTTCCCGCCTTTCGATGTCCATACCTTCCCCTCGCAGCTGATCTGGCTGGCGATCGCCTTTGGCGCGCTCTACCTGCTGATGAGCCGCATCGCCCTGCCGCGCATCGCCAACATCCTTGAAGAGCGTCACGACCGCATCGCGGACGACCTCGAGGAGGCCGGCAAGCTGAAGGCCGAGAGCGAGGCCGCCGCCTACGCCTATGAGCAGGCGCTCGCCAGCGCCCGCAACAAGGCCCACGGCATCGCTACCGAGACGCGCGACAAGCTCGCCGCCGACAGCGAGGCCGGCCGCAAGTCGCTGGAGGCGGAGCTTTCCGCCAAGCTGGCCGCGGCCGAGACGCAGATCGCCGCCACCAAGGACGCCGCCATGTCTAATGTGCGCGGCATCGCGGTGGACGCGGCCGGTGCCATCGTCGGCAACCTGATCGGCACCGCCCCGGCGCCGCAGGCGGTCGAGGCGGCGGTCGACACCGCCATCAAGGGCTGA
- a CDS encoding AtpZ/AtpI family protein, producing MDDRDKTDGQGGSIRPEISDDELSGRLRGLGSELDKVRAERRADAKAASASPDRASTSAGMTLAFRLGSEFVAGVLVGAGLGWGFDYFLGTSPWGMIVFLLLGFGASIVNMLRAAGETGRKTPPKGGR from the coding sequence ATGGACGACCGGGACAAGACGGACGGCCAGGGCGGCTCGATCCGGCCGGAAATCTCCGATGACGAGCTTTCCGGCAGGCTTCGCGGGCTGGGCAGCGAACTGGACAAGGTTCGCGCCGAGCGACGGGCCGACGCCAAGGCGGCTTCCGCGTCGCCGGACCGGGCGTCGACCTCTGCGGGGATGACGTTGGCTTTCCGGCTGGGGAGCGAGTTCGTCGCGGGTGTTCTGGTCGGGGCCGGCCTCGGCTGGGGCTTCGACTATTTCCTCGGCACCTCGCCGTGGGGAATGATCGTGTTCCTGCTGCTCGGCTTCGGCGCGAGCATCGTGAACATGCTGCGCGCCGCCGGGGAAACCGGCCGCAAGACCCCGCCGAAAGGCGGACGGTAA
- a CDS encoding F0F1 ATP synthase subunit B (Produces ATP from ADP in the presence of a proton gradient across the membrane. Subunit B is part of the membrane proton channel.), with the protein MGSDTLWVAVAFVIFMAIVARAGAFSGIAAKLDARGERIRHELEEARKLKEEAQKLVAEYKRRQREAEDEAEAIITTAKAEAERLAAETKAKLEDMIARRTKMAEQKIAQAEAQALADVKAAAADAAVKAAETLLAAQVVGETAERVLGEAVSEVKSKLN; encoded by the coding sequence ATGGGAAGTGATACTCTCTGGGTCGCCGTCGCCTTCGTCATCTTCATGGCGATCGTCGCTCGCGCCGGCGCCTTCTCCGGCATCGCCGCCAAGCTCGACGCCCGCGGCGAGCGTATCCGCCACGAGCTGGAGGAAGCGCGCAAGCTGAAGGAAGAGGCGCAGAAGCTGGTCGCCGAGTACAAGCGCCGCCAGCGCGAGGCCGAGGACGAGGCCGAGGCGATCATCACCACCGCCAAGGCGGAAGCCGAGCGTCTCGCTGCCGAGACCAAGGCCAAGCTCGAGGACATGATCGCCCGCCGCACCAAGATGGCCGAGCAGAAGATCGCCCAGGCCGAGGCGCAGGCGCTGGCTGACGTGAAGGCCGCCGCGGCCGATGCCGCGGTGAAAGCCGCCGAGACCCTGCTCGCCGCGCAGGTCGTCGGCGAGACCGCCGAGCGCGTGCTGGGCGAGGCGGTGTCGGAAGTGAAGTCGAAGCTGAACTGA
- a CDS encoding methyltransferase family protein, with protein sequence MNDAPRTPHATPSFDIAAVQNTRKLVLYAIGAVAIGVLLFGHSVWPDTDEHGMHEMIEQAGLVLLFVAIIGRTWCSLYIGGRKKATLVDVGPYSICRNPLYFFSFIGAAGAGAQFGSLTAAAAGAIVTVLVFAVVVRKEERFLAERFGETYLAYKARVPRFVPDVRLWRNVDTLEIRPQLVVRTFIDACVFLAAIPVAEGIEIAQGHGLLPILWMVP encoded by the coding sequence ATGAACGACGCTCCTCGCACGCCGCACGCCACGCCCAGCTTCGACATCGCGGCCGTGCAGAACACGCGCAAGCTGGTGCTCTACGCCATCGGCGCGGTCGCCATCGGTGTGCTGCTGTTCGGCCATTCGGTCTGGCCGGACACTGACGAGCACGGCATGCACGAGATGATCGAGCAGGCCGGCCTGGTGCTGCTCTTCGTCGCCATCATCGGGCGGACCTGGTGCTCGCTCTATATTGGCGGGCGCAAGAAGGCGACGCTGGTGGATGTCGGCCCCTATTCGATCTGCCGCAACCCACTCTATTTCTTCTCCTTCATCGGCGCCGCCGGCGCCGGCGCGCAGTTCGGCAGCCTCACGGCGGCAGCAGCAGGCGCGATCGTCACCGTCCTCGTCTTCGCCGTGGTCGTGCGCAAGGAGGAGCGGTTCCTCGCCGAGCGGTTCGGCGAGACTTACCTTGCCTACAAGGCGCGGGTGCCGCGCTTCGTGCCGGATGTGCGGCTGTGGCGGAACGTCGACACGCTGGAGATCCGGCCGCAGCTGGTAGTGCGTACCTTCATCGACGCCTGCGTCTTCCTCGCCGCCATCCCGGTCGCCGAGGGCATCGAGATCGCCCAGGGACACGGCCTGCTGCCGATCCTGTGGATGGTACCTTGA
- a CDS encoding chromosome segregation SMC family protein, with translation MKFTRLRLVGFKTFVEPTEMLIEPGLTGIVGPNGCGKSNLVEAMRWVMGESSYKAMRAEGMDDVIFGGTTTRPARNTAEVVLVVDNAERSAPAVFNDADLLEISRRIEREAGSSYRINGREVRARDVQILFADASSGSRSPSMVRQGQIGEIVGAKPAARRRILEEAAGVAGLHARRHEAEMRLRAAETNLTRLEDVIGQITGQLDALRRQSRQAVRYRALSGDIRRNEAALLWLRWLEATGGLSEASRALDLAVREVAARTVAQGEAARAAAVAAHVIPPLREADASAAAALQRLTLARGELDREEARAGARRDELDRRLAQLGGDMARERALAADAGEMLQRLATEAEELEAAQGEAAQLEEEAVEGREAAAAKLADAERDFTEATAANAERAARRGTLERALREETERLARLERELIQLAEQQRQVEASAGAARLDERRMAAEAAQQAFARAETAAHEAETAHIAARAALDQARRPLAEAERAAQRLDTEARTLAKLLDVGSHRRWPPVLDAVRVERGYETALGAALGDDLDAPADSAAPVHWALVDSGGDAPLPEGVEPLAAYVEAPPVLARRLAQIGVVLNHDGPRLAPLLKPGQRLVSREGDLWRWDGLNAAADAPTAAARRLAERNRLADIAAELEGARAEVAIHRAALEMAETALRAAGSRESSAREARRAALRTMEAARDDLARAERAASEQAARLAALTANRGRLEVDREKSAAGLAEAREAVATLPPAVEGEALLAEVRARVAQDRAALAEARARADALVREREQRVRRLTTIASERTSWEARAGGTGERVAALEARLTEASTERAALDDAPVQFAARRRALLDETSKAEAARREAADQLAAAEAAQAEADRAARAALDALASAREENARSEARVEAGRQRREDLVREIAEMLDGPPESAHEIAGFAPDAQMPELATVEAELARLKADRERLGAVNLRAEEELSEVEGQQKGLSAERDDLTEAIKRLRQGIYGLNREARERLQASFTVVDGHFRQLFATLFGGGEAQLVLTDSDDPLEAGLDIIAKPPGKKPQSLSLLSGGEQALTAMALIFAVFLTNPAPICVLDEVDAPLDDANVERFCNLLDEMRRLTETRFVTITHNPITMSRMNRLFGVTMAERGVSKLVSVDLATAESWREAS, from the coding sequence ATGAAATTCACCCGGCTGCGCCTTGTCGGCTTCAAGACCTTCGTCGAGCCGACGGAAATGCTGATCGAGCCCGGCCTCACCGGCATTGTGGGCCCGAACGGCTGCGGCAAGTCGAACCTCGTCGAGGCGATGCGTTGGGTGATGGGCGAGAGCTCTTATAAGGCGATGCGCGCCGAAGGTATGGACGACGTTATCTTCGGCGGCACCACCACCCGCCCGGCGCGCAACACCGCCGAGGTCGTGCTGGTCGTCGACAATGCGGAGCGCTCCGCGCCGGCCGTGTTCAACGACGCCGACCTACTGGAGATCTCCCGCCGCATCGAGCGCGAGGCCGGCTCCTCCTACCGCATCAACGGGCGCGAGGTGCGCGCGCGCGACGTGCAGATCCTGTTCGCCGACGCCTCCTCCGGCTCGCGCTCGCCCTCCATGGTGCGGCAGGGGCAGATCGGCGAGATCGTCGGCGCCAAGCCCGCCGCCCGCCGGCGCATCCTCGAGGAAGCCGCCGGCGTCGCCGGCCTGCACGCGCGCCGGCACGAGGCGGAGATGCGGCTGCGCGCCGCCGAGACCAACCTCACGCGCCTCGAGGACGTGATCGGCCAGATCACCGGCCAGCTCGACGCGCTGCGCCGGCAGTCGCGGCAGGCGGTGCGCTACCGTGCGCTCTCCGGCGACATTCGCCGCAACGAGGCTGCGCTGCTCTGGCTGCGCTGGCTGGAGGCGACCGGCGGCCTGAGCGAGGCGAGCCGCGCGCTCGACCTCGCTGTCCGCGAGGTCGCCGCCCGTACGGTGGCACAGGGTGAGGCCGCTCGCGCCGCGGCGGTGGCCGCCCATGTCATCCCGCCGCTGCGCGAGGCGGATGCCTCCGCCGCTGCCGCATTGCAGCGCCTGACGCTGGCCCGTGGTGAGCTCGACCGCGAGGAGGCCCGCGCCGGTGCTCGCCGCGATGAGCTCGACCGCCGCCTCGCCCAGCTCGGCGGCGACATGGCACGCGAGCGCGCTCTTGCCGCCGACGCCGGCGAGATGCTGCAGCGCCTCGCCACCGAGGCCGAGGAACTGGAGGCGGCGCAGGGGGAGGCGGCGCAGCTGGAGGAGGAGGCGGTCGAAGGCCGCGAGGCCGCGGCCGCAAAGCTCGCCGATGCCGAGCGCGACTTTACAGAAGCGACCGCTGCCAATGCCGAGCGCGCCGCCCGGCGCGGGACTCTGGAACGCGCGCTGCGTGAGGAGACGGAGCGCCTCGCCCGGCTGGAGCGCGAACTCATCCAACTCGCCGAGCAGCAGCGGCAGGTCGAGGCGAGCGCCGGTGCTGCCCGGCTCGACGAACGCCGCATGGCAGCGGAGGCGGCGCAGCAGGCCTTCGCCCGCGCCGAGACCGCCGCGCATGAGGCCGAGACCGCCCATATCGCTGCCCGTGCGGCGCTCGACCAGGCCCGCCGGCCGCTGGCTGAGGCCGAGCGCGCCGCCCAGCGGCTGGACACCGAGGCGCGCACGCTCGCCAAGCTGCTCGATGTAGGCTCCCACCGCCGCTGGCCGCCGGTGCTCGACGCGGTGCGGGTGGAGCGCGGCTACGAGACCGCGCTCGGCGCCGCGCTGGGCGACGATCTCGATGCGCCGGCCGATAGCGCTGCGCCGGTCCATTGGGCGCTGGTCGATAGTGGCGGCGATGCGCCGCTGCCCGAGGGCGTCGAGCCGCTCGCCGCTTATGTCGAGGCGCCGCCGGTGCTGGCCCGCCGCCTCGCCCAGATCGGCGTGGTGCTGAACCATGACGGCCCGCGCCTTGCGCCATTGCTGAAGCCCGGCCAGCGCCTCGTCTCGCGCGAGGGCGACCTGTGGCGCTGGGACGGGCTGAACGCCGCCGCCGACGCTCCGACCGCTGCCGCCCGCCGCCTCGCCGAGCGCAACCGGCTCGCCGACATCGCCGCTGAGCTGGAAGGGGCGCGGGCCGAGGTCGCCATCCACCGTGCCGCGTTGGAGATGGCCGAGACCGCGCTGCGCGCCGCCGGATCGCGGGAGAGTTCGGCGCGCGAGGCCCGCCGCGCCGCGCTGCGCACCATGGAGGCGGCGCGCGACGACCTCGCCCGCGCCGAGCGTGCGGCGTCCGAGCAGGCCGCTCGCCTCGCCGCGCTGACCGCCAATCGCGGCCGGCTGGAGGTGGATCGCGAGAAGAGCGCGGCGGGACTCGCCGAGGCTCGTGAGGCCGTCGCCACCCTGCCACCGGCGGTCGAGGGCGAGGCCCTACTGGCCGAGGTGCGGGCCCGGGTGGCGCAGGATCGCGCCGCTCTCGCCGAGGCGCGTGCCCGGGCGGATGCGCTGGTGCGCGAGCGCGAGCAGCGTGTGCGGCGCCTCACCACCATCGCCTCCGAGCGGACCTCCTGGGAGGCCCGTGCCGGCGGCACCGGGGAGCGCGTGGCGGCCCTGGAAGCCCGTCTTACCGAGGCGTCGACCGAGCGCGCCGCGCTCGACGATGCTCCCGTTCAGTTCGCTGCTCGTCGCCGCGCCCTGCTCGACGAGACCTCCAAGGCCGAGGCGGCACGGCGCGAGGCGGCCGACCAGCTCGCCGCTGCCGAGGCGGCGCAGGCCGAGGCCGACAGGGCCGCGCGCGCCGCTCTCGATGCCCTCGCCTCCGCCCGCGAGGAGAACGCCCGCAGCGAGGCGCGTGTCGAGGCCGGCCGGCAGCGGCGCGAGGATCTGGTACGCGAGATCGCCGAGATGCTCGACGGCCCGCCGGAGAGCGCGCACGAGATCGCCGGATTTGCGCCTGACGCCCAGATGCCTGAGCTTGCCACGGTCGAGGCGGAACTCGCCCGACTCAAGGCAGATCGCGAGCGGCTCGGCGCGGTCAATCTGCGCGCCGAGGAGGAACTGTCGGAGGTCGAGGGCCAGCAGAAGGGCCTCTCCGCCGAGCGCGACGATCTCACCGAGGCGATCAAGCGGCTGCGCCAGGGCATCTACGGCCTCAATCGCGAGGCGCGCGAGCGGCTGCAGGCGAGCTTCACCGTGGTCGACGGCCATTTCCGCCAGCTCTTCGCCACGCTGTTCGGCGGCGGCGAGGCGCAACTGGTGCTGACCGATTCGGACGATCCGCTGGAAGCTGGGCTCGACATCATCGCCAAGCCGCCGGGCAAGAAGCCGCAGTCGCTCTCGCTGCTGTCGGGCGGCGAGCAGGCGCTGACCGCCATGGCGCTGATCTTCGCGGTCTTCCTCACCAATCCGGCGCCGATCTGCGTGCTCGACGAGGTCGATGCGCCGCTCGACGACGCCAATGTCGAGCGCTTCTGCAACCTGCTGGACGAGATGCGCCGCCTCACCGAGACGCGCTTCGTCACCATCACCCACAACCCGATCACCATGAGCCGGATGAACCGGCTGTTCGGCGTCACCATGGCCGAACGCGGCGTCTCCAAGCTGGTCTCAGTCGATCTCGCCACCGCCGAGAGCTGGCGCGAGGCGAGCTGA